One window of Chamaesiphon minutus PCC 6605 genomic DNA carries:
- a CDS encoding mercuric reductase, which produces MTTFSPKHLAPMDAYNQKLLADVHPPDWVDPQPAEMYDLVVLGAGTAGLVVAAGAAGLGLGLKIALIERNLMGGDCLNVGCVPSKTIIRSARTIGEIWKARELGIKVDNFEVDFEAVMERLRRIRSQISHADSAARFANLGIDVFLGDGSFASKEAIAVGDKILKFKKAVIATGTRAAIPNISGLREAGFLTNETVFSLVERPRRLAIIGGGAIGCELAQTFGRLGCEVVLLHRGSRLLTKEDPAAADILQQVLAKEGVKLVFNCQVQQVTTSDAGKTLTYNNSGREETITVDEILIGAGRTPNLESLNLAAAEVASDTKGVRVNDYLQTSNPKIFAAGDICMKWQFTHAADAAARIVIKNTLFSPFGLGKTKLSSLVMPWVTYTDPEIAHVGMSEDDAQQAGIEFDTIKVSMSKVDRAITDGETDGFVSITHRRGSDEILGATIVSSHAGESISHITTAMVNKIGLGKLSNTIQPYPTQADGIKKAADAYRKTLLTPRNQKLLGLLAKLS; this is translated from the coding sequence ATGACTACATTTTCCCCCAAGCACCTCGCCCCCATGGACGCTTACAACCAAAAGCTGTTAGCGGACGTGCATCCCCCCGATTGGGTCGATCCGCAGCCTGCGGAAATGTATGACTTAGTGGTGTTGGGTGCGGGAACGGCGGGTTTGGTGGTTGCGGCTGGAGCAGCGGGACTAGGATTGGGTTTAAAAATCGCCCTGATCGAGCGCAATTTAATGGGCGGAGACTGCCTGAATGTAGGCTGTGTGCCCTCGAAAACTATCATTCGATCGGCCAGAACGATCGGCGAGATTTGGAAGGCTAGAGAGCTAGGTATTAAGGTAGATAACTTTGAGGTTGATTTTGAGGCAGTAATGGAGCGGCTCCGGCGGATTCGATCCCAAATCAGTCATGCTGATTCTGCGGCTAGATTTGCCAATCTGGGGATCGATGTCTTTTTGGGAGATGGTAGTTTTGCCAGTAAAGAGGCGATCGCCGTAGGAGATAAAATCCTCAAGTTCAAAAAAGCTGTCATCGCCACGGGTACGCGCGCGGCGATTCCCAATATCTCCGGACTTCGGGAAGCAGGATTTCTGACTAATGAGACGGTGTTTTCCCTCGTCGAACGTCCGCGCCGACTAGCTATCATCGGTGGTGGGGCGATCGGTTGCGAACTAGCGCAAACCTTTGGGCGACTGGGCTGTGAGGTCGTATTATTACATCGCGGCAGTCGGTTGTTGACTAAAGAAGATCCCGCCGCAGCCGATATTTTACAGCAGGTATTAGCTAAAGAAGGCGTAAAACTTGTCTTTAATTGTCAGGTACAACAGGTTACCACTTCTGATGCAGGTAAAACACTGACTTACAATAACAGCGGACGCGAAGAGACGATAACCGTCGATGAAATCTTAATCGGTGCGGGACGCACGCCCAATCTCGAAAGTCTCAATCTCGCCGCCGCCGAGGTTGCCAGCGATACCAAAGGCGTTCGGGTAAATGATTACTTGCAAACTAGCAATCCCAAAATCTTTGCGGCTGGCGATATCTGCATGAAATGGCAGTTTACCCACGCCGCCGATGCCGCCGCTAGAATCGTTATTAAAAATACCCTTTTTTCGCCCTTTGGATTGGGGAAAACCAAACTCAGCAGCCTAGTCATGCCATGGGTAACATATACCGACCCCGAAATCGCCCATGTCGGTATGTCCGAAGATGACGCACAGCAAGCAGGAATCGAATTCGACACGATTAAAGTCTCGATGTCCAAAGTCGATCGAGCCATTACCGATGGCGAAACTGATGGCTTTGTCAGCATCACCCACCGCCGAGGTAGCGATGAAATCTTGGGCGCGACGATCGTTTCTAGCCACGCGGGAGAGAGCATCTCGCACATCACTACAGCGATGGTAAATAAAATCGGACTGGGCAAACTCAGCAACACAATCCAGCCCTATCCTACCCAAGCCGACGGCATTAAAAAAGCCGCCGATGCCTATCGTAAAACTTTACTAACCCCTCGCAATCAAAAGCTATTGGGATTGTTGGCTAAATTGTCTTGA